The sequence below is a genomic window from Deltaproteobacteria bacterium.
GGGGTTAGTTAAGAGATGTCAAATAAGGCAGTCATCTTCCTTTCCACTGGTTTTTATACAGGGTATTCGCCGATTGCGCCGGGGACAGTTGGAACAATTCTGGGCATACCTTTAGGCATCTTTCTCTCAAGGTTTAACACGATAAGCCAGATGCTGGTTATTGTTATATTGTTTTTTGTCTTTTCTTTTATTTCAGGAAAGGCAGAGGAGATTTTAGGGAAAAAGGATGCAAGCACGATTGTGTGCGATGAGATACTTGGTTTTTTAGCGGCAATGTTTTTAATCCCATATGCCTTTTTTAATATAATTGCCGTATTTTTTTTATTCAGGCTTTTTGATATATGGAAGCCGTTTCCTATCCGCATGATTGAGAACAGAATAAAAAGCGGTTATGGCATTATCCTTGATGATGTAATTGCAGGGGTTTATGCGAATGCTGTGTTAAGGATAGCGTTTTGGGTTGTAGAAAGATAAATTATTGCCTTCAGTATAGAAATTTTATTAGGAATTCTTTGAGGAGGCATTACGAATCATCATATTGAACAAGAAATTGGCGAACTTCTCGTTAGGCACGGTTTAACCCTTGCCGCTGCAGAGTCATGCACAGGGGGGCTAATAGGCAGTTTAATAACCAATGTGCCGGGGAGTTCAGCATATTTTATCGGCGGTGTGATTGCATACAGCAATAAGATAAAAACAGGCATCTTAAATGTTTCCCCTGAAACCCTTAATAAATGTGGTGCAGTTAGTAAAGAGACTGCACAGGAGATGGCAGGGGGAATAAGGGATTTATTCAATGTTGATATAGGTCTTGCAGTTACAGGCATAGCAGGTCCTGACGGCGGAACAAAAGAAAAGCCTGTTGGAATGGTTTATATTGCCTTATCTGCCGGGAAAGACATAATGAGCAAAAAGTTTTTGTTTAAAGGCGTAAGGAGGGAAATAAAGACGCAGGCAGCGGAAGACGCCTTGCTTATGCTTAAAAATTATCTTATGGAAAAGTATAAGGGATAAATATATAATGCGATCGTTTATTGCTATAGATTTGCCCGAAGTTTTTATAAAAAAGATTAAAGTCTTGCAGGATAAACTAAAAAGGGATTGCAAGGCAAAGGTTTCGTGGTCGGCGCCTGAAAATATCCATCTGACGCTGAAATTTCTAGGCGAGGTTCAAGAGGTTCAACTTGACGCAATCACAACAGCAATCAAAAATACCTGTATTGGCATAAATAGGTTTGAACTTTCAGTAAATGGCATTAATGGTTTTCCAAATCTAAATAGCCCTAGGGTTATATGGCTTGGGATAAAGACCTGCGGCAATCTTCTTCAGACTATATATGAAAGGCTTGAGGCAGTGCTTGCAGATTTGGGCTTTGAAAAAGAAAAAAGGAGATTTAGTCCTCACCTTACTCTTGGAAGGATAAGAGAGCCTGATAAGGAAACCGATTTTAAGGGAATACTTGCTCATGTTAAGGATGCTGAACTTGGCGAGTTTATAGCGGATGGGATTGTTCTTTATAAAAGCGAATTAAATCCAAAAGGCGCTGTTTATACAAAATTATATGAATGCCCCCTCACCCCTTCAACACCACTCAAGGTGGTGTTGAAGCCTTTCCCCGATGGGGAGAGGGAAAAGGAGAGGGGAAAGAGGAGGAGAGACTATGGCTCAATCAGACAAGAGTAAGGCAATTGATTTAGCAATAAGCCAGATTGAAAAGCAGTTCGGCAAGGGTTCTAGAATGAAACTGGGCACGGAAACTCCAATTGCTGATGTGCCAATAATATCTACAGGTTCACCAGCGCTGAATATAGCACTTGGGATTGGCGGTGTGCCAAGGGGCAGGGTTGTTGAGATATTTGGACCAGAATCTTCAGGAAAGACAACATTATCACTGCACATTGTGGCTGAGGCACAGAAAAGCGGGGGCACTGCTGCATTTATAGACGCTGAACATGCCCTGGATATTGCATATGCTAAAAAACTTGGTGTAAAGACAGAAGACCTTCTCATATCACAGCCTGATACAGGGGAGCAGGGGCTTGAAATTGCAGAGACACTTGTCAGAAGCGGTGCTATGGATGTCATTGTTATTGACTCTGTTGCTGCATTAACGCCAAGGGCAGAGATTGAAGGTGAAATGGGCGACAGCCACATGGGTCTTCAGGCAAGGCTTATGAGTCAGGCACTCAGAAAACTTACAGCAACAATAAGCAAGTCAAAGACCTGCATGATATTCATAAATCAAATCAGGCATAAAATCGGTGTGATGTTCGGAAACCCTGAAACCACTACAGGCGGCAATGCCCTGAAATTTTATGCGTCGGTCCGAATGGATATAAGGAGGATAGGGGCAATAAAACAGGGTGAGGATGTGGTTGGAAACAGGACAAAGGTAAAGGTGGTCAAAAATAAACTTGCACCACCATTCAAGGATGCAGAGTTTGATATACTGTATAATGAAGGCATATCAAAGGAAGGGGACATCATTGACATAGGTGTCAATGCAGGCGTGATTGAAAAAAGCGGTGCATGGTATTCTTATGCCGGGCAGAGGATAGGGCAAGGCAGAGAATCTGCAAGACTCTTCCTCAAAGGTAATCCAAAGACTGCTTTGGAAGTAGAAAAAAAGGTGTTTGAACATTTTGGATTATCCCAAAAAGAATAAAGATGGCTAATATTGATATTAACACAATACTAAACCTCGCTGTAAAGGAAAAGGCATCTGATGTGCATCTGAAGGCAGGTATTCCCCCTGTAGTGCGAATCTGCGGGAGTCTGACACCAGTAAAAAATTTAGAAAAACTTACACCTGACTGGATTTTAAAGACAGCAATGCAAATCTTAAGTGAACCGCAAAAAGAAGCACTTCAGAAAAATTTGCAGATAGATTTTGCATACAATGTGTCTGAACTTGGCAGGTTCAGGGTAAACATATTCAGACAAAAGGGGGGAGTGAGCATAGCATTAAGGGTCATACCAGCAGTAGTCCATTCGTTTGATAATTTACATATCCCTGAAATAATAAAGAAAATAGCAGCGGAACAGCGGGGTCTTGTCCTTGTAACAGGTATTACAGGAAGCGGTAAATCCACTACCCTTGCAGCAATCATTGATTATATAAATTCAAACAGGACAAGCCATATTATCACCGTAGAAGACCCAATAGAATTTATCCACAAGGATAAAAGGTGTATAATAAATCAGCGGGAGATTGGAACAGATGCCATCTCGTTTGCAGATGCCCTTCGCGGTGCGCTCAGACAGGACCCCGATGTTATAATGGTAGGAGAGATGAGGGATATGGAAACCATAGAGATTGCACTCACGGCAGCAGAAACAGGTCATCTTGTCCTATCAACACTCCATACAATAGATGCGTTAGAGACAATTAACCGTATAATATCTGTTTTTCCACCACATCAGCATCAGCAGATAAGGGTTCAACTGGCAGGTGTGATAAAGGCAATTATCTCTCAAAGACTTATGCCCATGAAAGACGGCAAAGGGAGGGTACCTGCAATAGAGATAATGGTGTCAACGGCATTCGTAAGAGAGTGTATTGAAGATAAGGACAAGACAAAGTCCATACATGATGCAATAGCAAAGGGTTATACAACCTACGGTATGCAGACATTTGACCAGTCTATATTCTTCCTCCTTAACAAAAACTACATAACTTATGAAGAGGCTTTGAGGCAGGCAAGTAACCCTGATGATTTTGCATTACTGGCACAGGGAATAACATCAACCAGCGATATGAAATGGAGTGATATTGAAAGTAATAAAAAAGGCGAAAGAGGGACACAATTTGATATAGAGAGGTTTTAGGTGAGTGAAGATGCCGTTACAAAGGCAAAAAATCTTGCACTGAAACTCCTTTCCTATAGCCAAAAAAGTGAAAGAGATATTGTTGGAAAATTAAAGGCAAAGGGATTTGATGAAAAAACAATTACCTGTGCAGTGGAGGAACTTAAATCATTTAGTCTTATTGATGATAGAAGATTTGCTATTGGGTGGGCAAGGGCAAAGGTTAAGCACAATCTTTNNNNNNNNNNNNNNNNNNNNNNNNNNNNNNNNNNNNNNNNNNNNNTTGGGGTAGAAACAGGATAATAAACGGACTCATAGAAAAGGGTATTGCAAAGGATACAGCGAACACCGCACTTGAAGAGGTGGAGCATGAAATAAGCGAAGAAGAGACAATAAAAAAGGCATTTGAGAAATGGCTTAAAAGACAGGGGCATGGGTCAAGAGACAAGGGTCAGGAAAAAGAAAAACCAAAGGCGTTCAGGCACCTTATATCAAGGGGTTTTCAGCCGTCCCTTATAAACCAGACATTAAATAAATACTACAAACAAACAGGAGAGGATTTTGACAACAGCATCTGAAATCAGAAAACTCTTTCTTGAGTATTTTAAGAAAAATGGGCACACCATTGTTGAAAGTTCCTCCCTTGTGCCAAAGGGGGACCCAACACTTTTATTTACAAATGCAGGCATGGTGCCTTTCAAAAGCGTGTTTTTGGGCGAGGAAACCCGTTCATATAAAAGGGCTGCATCAAGTCAAAGATGCATGAGGGCAGGGGGAAAACACAATGACCTTGAGAATGTAGGAAGGACTGCAAGGCATCATACATTTTTTGAGATGCTTGGCAATTTTTCATTTGGCGATTATTTCAAAAAAGAGGCAATCAGGTTCGCGTGGAATTTTATTATTAAAGAGGCATGCCTTGCTAAAAACAGGTTATGGGTTACTGTGTTTAAGGAAGATGATGAGGCATTTGCTCTATGGGAAAATGAAACAGGCATATCAAAAGACCGTATTGTAAGGCTTGGTGAAAAGGACAACTTCTGGGCAATGGGTGATTCGG
It includes:
- the thpR gene encoding RNA 2',3'-cyclic phosphodiesterase, coding for MRSFIAIDLPEVFIKKIKVLQDKLKRDCKAKVSWSAPENIHLTLKFLGEVQEVQLDAITTAIKNTCIGINRFELSVNGINGFPNLNSPRVIWLGIKTCGNLLQTIYERLEAVLADLGFEKEKRRFSPHLTLGRIREPDKETDFKGILAHVKDAELGEFIADGIVLYKSELNPKGAVYTKLYECPLTPSTPLKVVLKPFPDGEREKERGKRRRDYGSIRQE
- a CDS encoding type IV pilus twitching motility protein PilT gives rise to the protein MDINTILNLAVKEKASDVHLKAGIPPVVRICGSLTPVKNLEKLTPDWILKTAMQILSEPQKEALQKNLQIDFAYNVSELGRFRVNIFRQKGGVSIALRVIPAVVHSFDNLHIPEIIKKIAAEQRGLVLVTGITGSGKSTTLAAIIDYINSNRTSHIITVEDPIEFIHKDKRCIINQREIGTDAISFADALRGALRQDPDVIMVGEMRDMETIEIALTAAETGHLVLSTLHTIDALETINRIISVFPPHQHQQIRVQLAGVIKAIISQRLMPMKDGKGRVPAIEIMVSTAFVRECIEDKDKTKSIHDAIAKGYTTYGMQTFDQSIFFLLNKNYITYEEALRQASNPDDFALLAQGITSTSDMKWSDIESNKKGERGTQFDIERF
- a CDS encoding phosphatidylglycerophosphatase A, which encodes MSNKAVIFLSTGFYTGYSPIAPGTVGTILGIPLGIFLSRFNTISQMLVIVILFFVFSFISGKAEEILGKKDASTIVCDEILGFLAAMFLIPYAFFNIIAVFFLFRLFDIWKPFPIRMIENRIKSGYGIILDDVIAGVYANAVLRIAFWVVER
- the recA gene encoding recombinase RecA — its product is MAQSDKSKAIDLAISQIEKQFGKGSRMKLGTETPIADVPIISTGSPALNIALGIGGVPRGRVVEIFGPESSGKTTLSLHIVAEAQKSGGTAAFIDAEHALDIAYAKKLGVKTEDLLISQPDTGEQGLEIAETLVRSGAMDVIVIDSVAALTPRAEIEGEMGDSHMGLQARLMSQALRKLTATISKSKTCMIFINQIRHKIGVMFGNPETTTGGNALKFYASVRMDIRRIGAIKQGEDVVGNRTKVKVVKNKLAPPFKDAEFDILYNEGISKEGDIIDIGVNAGVIEKSGAWYSYAGQRIGQGRESARLFLKGNPKTALEVEKKVFEHFGLSQKE
- a CDS encoding RecX family transcriptional regulator, whose product is WGRNRIINGLIEKGIAKDTANTALEEVEHEISEEETIKKAFEKWLKRQGHGSRDKGQEKEKPKAFRHLISRGFQPSLINQTLNKYYKQTGEDFDNSI
- a CDS encoding RecX family transcriptional regulator, which translates into the protein MSEDAVTKAKNLALKLLSYSQKSERDIVGKLKAKGFDEKTITCAVEELKSFSLIDDRRFAIGWARAKVKHNL
- a CDS encoding CinA family protein translates to MTNHHIEQEIGELLVRHGLTLAAAESCTGGLIGSLITNVPGSSAYFIGGVIAYSNKIKTGILNVSPETLNKCGAVSKETAQEMAGGIRDLFNVDIGLAVTGIAGPDGGTKEKPVGMVYIALSAGKDIMSKKFLFKGVRREIKTQAAEDALLMLKNYLMEKYKG